Within Kutzneria chonburiensis, the genomic segment GCCGCAGCCTGGGAACGCACCCGCCACCTCACCGACCCGGCCCAGGTCGCCGAGGTCGACCAGGCCCTGGCCGAGCAGGCCGCCGGCATGACCCGGACGCAGGTGTGCCGCAAGGCCACCGCGCTGGTCGCCAAAGCCGACCCCGACGGCCACGAGCAACGCTGCCACAAAGCCAAAAACGACCGGCAAGTCGGGATCTCCGCCTTGCCCGACGGCATGGCCAAGCTCGTGTGGATCCTCCCCGCGACCGAGGCTCACCAGCTGTTCCAGCAGATCTGCGCGGATGCGAAGTCGCTGCCGAAGGATGAGCGCACCACCGACCAGAAACGCTCGGACGTGCTCTGGGATCGCTTGCGGGGCAAGCACACCAACTGGAACGTCCGCACCTTCGTGACCATCTCGATGGAGACCTTGCTTGGTCTCACGAATGACCCCGGCCTGCTCGCCGGCTACGGGCCGATCACGGCCGAAGCGGCCCGGGAACTGGCCATGCACGGCCCCTTCCGAGGCCTCCTCCTCGACGAGTACCAGCAGATCAGCGCCATCAGCACCGACACCTACCGACCCACCACCCTGATGAAAGAGACGTCCGTTGCTCGGGCCGGCGGGACCTGCACCGCCCCCGGCTGCACCCTGCCCATCCAGGAACACGACCACATCACCCCCTGGCCCACAGGCCGCACCCAAGCCACCAACCTCCAAGGGCTCTGCACCTGGCACCACCACCGCAAACACGACAACTACACAGTGACCCAGGATTCAGACGGCACCACTCACTGGATCACCCCGGCCGGCCGCCACCACACCACCCGCCCCATGCGGCACTAACCGGGAAACGGGCACCGGGAAAAGGGTGCACAGTGGGAACTAAAACCCAGCCACCACCATTCCTTCACACACCGATCGCCAACTCCCCGAATTGGGTCGATTTTGTGTGGAGGGGCGCGATGGCGTACAATTGACAGGCCAAGGGCAGGCTCGTCCTGCCCGCTTTTAGCCCTTGGGCCATCGCGCAGAGGCTCCACACCAAATCGACCCATAAACCGAAGTCCCCCGGGAAACTACACGGCACGCGCACCAAACCCAACCCCCACAAAGGGCGGGTGGGTGGGCCACCAAACCCAACCCACAAACCCAACCCACAAACCCACCCCACCACCCACCAACACTCACACCCACAAACAACCCTCAACCGCCCCAGACCTCACCTCAACCGCCGAGCCGTCTGATGCGCCGTAGCCAATTCCCTTCGAGCCTGCGCCCGCATAGAATCTGGCAGCTCCTCCACCCCATGAAACAGCACCACAAAGTGCTGCATGCACATCATCAACAACGCCACCGGCTCCGCCTTCTCCCCCAGCGGCCCCGCACTCCCCGCCACCGCCTCCCGCAGCACGTCAAGCTCCCTCTCCAACCCCCGCACCACCTCCCCCAGCGGATATCCCCCACTCCCCCGCACCGGATGACCATCCAGCAACACCGCCACCCGCCGCGCCGCCCCCGCAATCGCCCCAGCCGCGCCCACCACCAACTCCCCGCTCATCGAACGGTCGCCCCCAACGCCTCCCGCAACGCATCCCCCGTGTGCGACCCCTCAATCCCCACCAGTTCCCCCGGCGGCCCGGAGAACAGCACCCGCCCACCAGCGCTCCCACCCTCCGGCCCCAGGTCGATCACCCAATCCGCGCGGGCAATCACCTCCAGGTTGTGCTCGATCACGATCACACTCGCGCCCCGCTCGGACACCAACCGCTCCAACACCTCCACCAACCGCTCCACATCGGACATGTGCAGCCCACTGGTCGGCTCATCCAGCACATACACCGCCCCATCCCGATGCAGATGCGACGCCAACTTGATCCGCTGGCACTCACCCCCGGACAAACTCGGCAAAGCCTGCCCGAGCCGCAAATACTCCAGCCCAACATCCACCAACCCACGCAACACCGACACCACCGAGGCCACCGAGGCCACCGAGGCCACCGAGGCCACCGACGCCACCGGCCTAACACCACCAAAGAACGCCACCGCCTCGGCCACCGTCAGGTCCAGCACATCGCCGATCGACAGCCCACCGAGCCGGTACGCCAACACCTCCGCGTTGTACCGCCGCCCCTCGCACGCCCCGCACACGCTGCTGATCCCGGCCAGGAAGCCGAGGTCGGTCACGATCACCCCGGCCCCCTCGCACTCCCGGCACGCCCCGGCCGAGTTGGCGCTGAACAGCCCCGCACCAACCCCGTTGGCCTTGGCGAACGCCTTGCGGATGGGGTCCATGGCCTCGGTGTAGGTCGCGACACTGGACCGCCGGTTGGCCGTCGGCGCGGACTGGTCGACGACGATCGCGTCGGGGTATCGCGCACTGTAAGACCCATACAGCAGTGAGCTCTTACCGGACCCGGCGACACCTGTGACCGCGGTCAGCACCCCGGTCGGGATCTCGACGCTGACGTCCCGCAGGTTGTTCAGCGTCACGCCGGTCAGCGGCATCCACCCGGTCGGGCGCCGCACCTGAGCCTTCAGCGACGGCCGTTCCTTCCAACACCGACCGGTGACGGTCCCTGAATCCGCCAGCGCCGCAACGGTTCCTTCGAAAACCACCTCGCCACCGGCCCCACCGGCCCCGGGACCGACGTCGATCACGTGGTCGGCGAAGCCGATCACGTCCCGGTCGTGTTCCACCACCAGCACGGTGTTTCCGTTGTCCCGCAACGTGGTCAGCAGCGAAGTCAGCCGGCCGACGTCCCGCGCGTGCAGCCCGATGCTCGGCTCGTCGAAGACGTACAGCAGGTCGGACAGCGTGCTGGCCAACTGCCGGACGATCTTGATCCGCTGCGATTCGCCGCCGGACAACGTGTCGGTGGCCCGGTCCAGCGACACATACCCGAGACCGATCTCCACCAGGTGCCCGACCCGCCGCCGGAGCCCGTCCAGCACCGGGGCGACGGCCGGCAAATTGAAGCCGGCCAACACGTCCAGCAGCGCCGAAGCCTCCAAAGAGGACAGTTCGGCGATGTTGTGACCATCGATCCGGGACTCCAACGCGGCCGGCGAGAGTCGGCTGCCGCCACAGTCCCCGCACACCGCCGAGGTCGTGAACCGCTCCACCATCTGCCGGGTGCGCTCCGAGGTCTCGCCGCTGTCCTTGCGCACGTACAGCCGCCGGAACTTGACCACTGCCCCCTCGTAGCCGGCGTTGATCTTCTGGCCGAGGTTCTCCACCTCGACGGTGCCACCCTCCCCGTACAGCAGGTCCTCCAGCTCCGCGGCCGAGAACGAGCCGACCGGGCGGTCCACGTCGAAGCGGTTGGCGAAGATCTGCCAGTGCCAGGTGCCGACCTTGAACGACGGCGCCAGCAGCGCGCCCTCGGCCAGCGACAACGCCGGATCGAGGAACACCGCCAGGTCGACGTCGGTGACCACGCCGAGCCCCTCGCACGTGGCGCACATGCCCGACGGCATGTTGAACGAGAACGCATCCGCCGGCCCGATGTACGGGTCGCCGGCGCGGGAGAACAGCAGCCGCAGCAGCGGGGCGATGTCGGTGATGGTGCCGACGGTCGACCGCGATCCGCCGCCGAGCCGTCGCTGGTCGACCAGGACCACGGCCGGCAGGTGCTCGATGAGGTCGACGTCCGGCCGCGCCCGATGGGGCAGGAAACTGCGGACGAAGGCGGGCAGGGTCTCGTGCAGCTGCCGCTGGGCCTCCGCCGCGATGGTGTCGAACACGAGCGACGACTTGCCGGAGCCGGACACGCCGGTCACCACGGTGATCGTCCGCTTGGGTATGTCCACGTCCACGCCGGTCAGGTTGTGCTCGCGGGCGCCCAGTACCCGAACGAATTCCATGGCTTCAAGCGTATCGTTGAACCGCCCAGTGCAGACTTTTCCAGTACGACCGGGGGAAACGTGGTAAAAACCCTCAATCGGCCGGTTGACCTGGCCCGACTCGTCGGGATATCACCGCAGCAGGTCCGCAACTACCTCGACGCGGGCGTCCTGCCGCCGGCCACGCGGTCCGACACCGGCTACCGCCAGCTCGACGACCGGCACCGGAAGGCACTGCTGGCCTACCGGGCGCTGGCCGCCGGCCACGGGTGGAACGCCGCCGGGGACATCATGCGCGCCATCCACGCCGACGACGTGCACCAAGCGCTGGCGCTGGTCGACGCCGGTCACGCCGAGCTGCACCGGCAGCGGGAAGCGCTGCGGCTGACCGCCGACGCGCTGGAAACGGTTGTGGACAGCGAACCTCCGCAGCGGGCGGCCATGCGGATCGGCGAGCTCGCGGCCCACCTCGGCGTCCGCACCTCCGCGCTTCGGGTCTGGGAGGACGCCGAACTGCTGACGCCGCAACGGGATCCGGCCACCGGCTATCGCACGTACGGGCCGCGGGAGATCAGGGACGCGCGGATCATCCTGATGCTGCGTCACGGCATGCACGGCTTGCCACAGATCCGGCCGATCCTGGACGATCTGCGCCGCAGCGGCAGCCGCGACGCCTTGGCGGTGGCGATCGCCCAGCGGCACGCCGACCTGGGCCGTCAGGCCGAGGCCATGCTGGCCGCCGCTGCCCTGCTGCACGCCTACCTGGGCAGATAACGGTCCAGGCGTTAGCCGGCCGGATGTTTCAATGTCGCGGTGGATCGAATCGACCGGCAGATCCTTTCGGAGCTGCAACGCGACGGCAGGCTCAGCAACGCCGAGCTGGCCGAACGAGTGGGCCTCACGCCGTCGCCGTGCCTGCGCCGGGTGAACCGACTCGAGCAGGACGGTGTGATCCGCGGCTACCGGGCCCGGCTGGACCCGGCGGCGGTCGGCCGCGGCTTCCAGGCGTTCGTCAGCGTGGTGATGGCCAAGGAGGACCGGCCGACGGTGGCGGAGTTCGAGCAGCGGATCGCCGAGCTGCCCGAGGTGGTGGAGGCGATGCGGCTGTTCGGCGATCCGGACTACCTGCTGCGGATCGCGGTCGCCGACATCGCGGCGTACGAGCGGCTGCACACCGACACGCTGTCGCTGCTACCGGGCGTTGCCCGCCTTACTTCGCACCTGACCATGAAACAGGTGAAAGAGGATGCAGGATTGCCGGTCGAAACGGCCATTACGCCCTGACCCGCTGGCACCATGGACAAGGTGAAGCTCGACAAGGCATGGATCCAGGACCCGTGGCCGCTCTACGCCGAGATGCGCCGCCAGGGGCCGCTGCGCCGCGTGACCATGCCCGACGGCGTGCCCGGCTGGCTGGTGACCGACCACGCGCAGGCCCGGGCGCTGCTCGACGACCGCAGGCTGAGCAAGAACGTCGTACGGGCGCGGCCGCTGTTCCCGCCGAACGCGGCTGCCGGCTACGGCACGCGGCTGTCCGAGCACATGCTCAACGACGACCCGCCCAACCACACCCGGCTGCGCAAGCTGGTCACGAAGGCGTTCACCAGCCGGGCGGTGAGCCGGTTGCGGCCGCGGATCGAGCAGATCGTCGACGAGCTGCTGGACGGCATCGACGGCGAGACCGACTTCATCGAGTCCTTCGCCTTCCCGCTGCCCATCGCGGTGATCAGCGAGCTGCTCGGCGTGCCACCTGAGGATCACTCACGGATCCGGGCCTGGAGCAAGATCTTCGTGTCCGGAGTGACGGGTACACCGTTGGCCGAGGCGGCCCGTGACCAGGATCGGCTGCTGCGGGACCTGATCCGGGCCAAGCGGGCGGTGCCGACCGAGGACCTGCTCAGCGATCTCGTGCACGTGTCGGACGAGGGCGACCAGCTGTCCGAGGACGAGCTGGTGTCGATGGCCTTCCTGCTGCTGTTCGCCGGCCACGAGACGACCGTGCACCTGCTCGGCAACGCCGTGTACCAGCTGCTGACCAACCCCAAGCAGCAGGAGCTGCTGCGCGGCGATCCCGGTCTGCTGCCCGGCGCGGTCGAGGAGTTCCTGCGCATCGGCAGCCCGATCCACATCGCCACGCTGCGGTTCACCACCGAGGCCGTGTCCGTCGACGACGTGGAGATCCCGGCCGGCGAGTTCGTGATGATCTCGCTGCTGGCCGCCAACGCCGACGAGGCCCGGTTCGACGACCCGCACGAGCTGGACCTGACCCGGCCGGCCGGCGGGCATCTGGCCTTCGGGCACGGCATCCACTACTGCCTCGGCGCGCCGCTGGCCCGGCTGGAGGGCGAGATCGCCATCGGCCGGCTGCTGGCCCGGTTCCCGTCGCTGCGGCTGGCCGTCGACCCGGCCGAGCTGCACTGGCGGACCAGCACGCTGGTGCACGGGCTGCGGCAGCTGCCGATAATTGCCTCGACAGATGCGGTGTGATGGAGGCACGCACACCCGCTGAGGAGCTGCCCCGTTGTCCGTGCACGTCGACGTCCCGCAGGCCCGACGCCTGGTGGCCGCGCAGTTCCCGGAGTGGGCCGAGCTCGAGGTGAGACCGGTGCCGTCGTCCGGCGTCGACAACATCAGTTTTCGGCTGGGTGACGACAAGCTGCTGCGGATGCCGCGGTTCGCCCGCTGGACCGGGCAGGTCACGCGGGAGCAGCGCTGGCTGCCCCGGCTGGCCCCGCACCTGCCGCTGGCCGTGCCGACGCCGCTCGGCCAGGGTCGGCCCGGCGAGGGGTATCCGTTCCCCTGGTCGGTCTACGACTGGATCGACGGCAGCAACGCCGATCGGCTCACCGACCACCGCCAGGCGGCCGTCGACCTCGCCGACTTTCTGTTGGCGCTACGGGAGATCGACGCCACCGACGGGCCGCCGCCCGAGTGGAGCAACGGTTTCCGCGGCGTCGATCTGCACGACGACCGTGACTCGCCGGTCGTCGCGTCCCGGATGCGGGAGCGCATTGCCGTGCTGGAAGGCTTTTTCGACGTCGACGCCGTGACCGAGGTCTGGCAGACCGGGCTCGACGCGCCCACCTGGGACGGGCCGCCCGCCTGGGTCCATGGCGATCCCGTCGGGGCCAACATGATCGCCAAGGACGGCCGGCTGGCCGCTGTGATCGACTTCGGCACCCTCGCCGTCGGTGATCCGGCCTGCGATCTCATTGCCGCGTGGGGCTTTCTGCCCGCCGGCGCACGCGAGGAGTTCCGCCGGCTGCTGGCCGTGGACGACGCCACCTGGGCCCGTGGGCGGGTCTGGGGTCTGACGTCGATCCTGCCGTCCAAGGCCGGCCTCGCCGACCCGGTGCAGGCCGCCCGAGCCCACCAGGCGTTGACCGAGATCATCGACGGATGATCGTGCACCCCGTGGTCCGCCGTCGGGCCGAGCAGGAGGGGACGGTCGGCGAGAAGTGGTTGGCCGACCTGGATTCCCTGCTCGCGTCGATGGCCGAGCGGTGGGGGTTGGACGTCGGCGAACAGCTGGACGGCGGCTTCGGGTCGGTGGTGTTCCGGGTGCGGACGGCCGAGCGGGAGGCCGTGCTCAAGCTGGCCGTGCCCGGCACCATGGTCGCCCAGGAGGCCGCCGCGCTGGGACATCCTGGGTACGCCACGCTCTACGCCAGCGACCTCGACACCGGCGCGCTGCTGCTGGAGTCACTCGGCCCGCACATGCAGTTGCCGCCGATGGAGATGGTCACCGAGCTCGGCAAACTACTGCGGATCGCTTGGCGGGCAACGGATGCGCCCCTCCATCCGCAGGCCGACCTCCTCGCCCGATTGATCACGGACCTGTGGCGGGATCTTCGGCCGCCCTACCCCGATTCCCTGCTGACCACGGCCTTGCGGACGGCCGCGAAACGGGCCGCCGACACCAGCCGCCGGGTGGTCGTGCACGGGGATCCCCACTGCGGCAACGCCCTCCAGAGCACCGACGGTTACCTCTTCGTCGACCCCGACGGCTACGTCGGCGATCCCGCCTACGACTGCGGCGTCGTGCTGCGCGACACCACCGCCGCCGAGTTTCCCGCCCTGTGCCGGCAACTCGCGACGATCACCGGCCTGCCGTTCGAGGCCATCGCCGAATGGGCCTTCGTCGAACGGGTCTCCACCGGCCTCCACCTGCTCGGCCTCGGCGACGCCGAGCGCTCGAAGTCCTTCCTGGACACCGCCCTGCACTCCGTCGAAACGTGCTGAGTCTTTCAGTGCTGAGCGCGATACGCCCCCGGGGTAATGCCGAGGCGCTGCACGAACACCCGTCGCAAGGTCTCGTCGCTGCCGAAGCCGCTGCGGGCGGCGGCGGAAGCGACGGTGTGCCCACGGGACAACAGGTCCTGGGCGGCCTCCAGCCGGACGAGCTCGACGTAGCGGGCGGGCGTGGTGCCGATCTCGTCGTGGAACAGCCGGGAGAGCTGCCGAGGGCTGACGGAAGCCTTGGCGGACATGGTGGTCACGGTCCAGTGCTCGGCGGGATCGAGGGCGACGGCGTCCAACAGGGTCCGAAGTGGACTGTCCTGGCCGACGTGCGCCCTTGACGGGGCGGAGAACTGCGACTGCCCGCCGGGGCGCTGCATGAAGACGACCATGGACTGCGCGACTTCGGCGGCAAGGGAAGGGCCATGGTCCTCCTCCACCAACGACAGCGCCAGGTCGACCCCGGAGCTGACGCCGGCCGAGGTGACAATGGAGCCGTCCCGCACGTACAACGCGTCGGACTGCACGGAAACGCGCGGATACCGTTGGGCGAACAACGAGACCTGCCGCCAATGGGTCGTCGCCCTGCGGCCGTCCAACAACCCGATCTCGGCCAGCAGAAAGGATCCGGTGCACACGGAGGTGATCCGCGACGCGCCGGAAACCAGCTGCCGCACGGCCTCCACCACAGCGCCGCCGAACGGGAAGTCGACCATGCCGTAGGCACCGGGCACGAGCACTGTCCCATCAGGACTGTCGACCGGCCCGTCCACGCCCAACGTGGTGCCGCTGGCGGTACGGACGGGCTGCCCGTCCGGCGACACGACCCGCAGTTCATACGAGGCGCCGAGCCGGTTGGCGTGGCCGAACACGTCGGACGGCCCGGCGACGTCGATCATCGTCACGCCGTCGAAGGCCAGGATGGTCACGCGGTGAGGCACACCGCAGATGATGCCAGCACGTCCCGGTACCGCGCCGCATGCGCGGCCAGCTCGGCGTCGGTGACGCCGCGCACGTCGTGCAGCACCAACGGCGGCGCGAAGTCCATGCCGACCCGGCGGGCGGTGTTCTCCAGCGGCGCCAACAGAACCTCCATCGGGTACCGGTGGAAACCGCCGTCCCGGTACGCCTCCTCGACGCCGCCGGTGGACGTCACGACCTGCAACGTCTTGCCGGCCAGCAGCCCGCGCGGCCCGTCGTAGGCGAAGCCACCGACCAGCACCTCGTCCATCCACTGTTTGAGCAGCGCCGGCACCGCGTACCACTGGAACGGGAACTGGAAGACGATCAGGTCGTGCTCGGACACGAGCCGCTGCTCACGCGGCACGTCGATGATGCGGTCCGGGTACGAGACGTGCAGGTCGTGCAGCGTCACCCCGGGCTGCCCGGCGACGGCTTCGGCCAGCGCCGCGTTGATCCGCGACCGGGACAGGTTCGGGTGGTCCAGCAACACCAGTGTCATACCCGAAAACTAGGTTCCGGCCGGCGCCGGCGGACCCCGGGATCGGGCCGGGAAGTCCCCAGATCGGGCATGCACTTTACTGGCCGGCATGGGTTCTCTGGACGGAATCGTGGTGGCCGACTTCTCCCGGGTGCTGGCCGGGCCGTACTGCACCATGCTGCTGGCCGACCTGGGCGCGGACGTGATCAAGGTGGAGAGCCCGCGCGGCGACGACACCCGGCAGTGGCTGCCGCCGGCGAACGCGGACGGCGTCGGCACGTACTACCTGGCGGTCAACCGCAACAAACGGTCCATCGCCCTGGACCTGACCGATCCGACCGACGCCGAAGCCGCCCGAGAGCTGGCCACCAGAGCGGATGTGCTGGTGCACAACCTGAGGCCCGGCGCGATGGAACGCTTCGGCCTCGGCTACGACGACGTGGCGGCGACCAATCCCACGGCCGTCTACTGCTCGATCAGCGGCTTCGGCCCCGACTCCGACCTGCCCGGCTACGACCTCCTGGTGCAGGCGATGTCCGGCATGATGAGCCTCACCGGCGCACCCGACGGGCCACCGTTCCGGGCCGGCGTCGCGGTGATCGACGTGATGACCGGCCTGCACGCGGCGACCGGCATCCTGGCGGCGCTGCACCACCGGGACGTCACGGGGCAGGGCCAGCACGTGCGGACGAACCTGTTGTCGGCGGCGCTGTCCTCGCTGGTCAACCAGACCTCGGCCTACGTGGCCGGCGGCGTGGTGCCGCACCGCATGGGCAACGAGCACCTGAGCCTCTACCCGTACGAGCCGATGGCCACCGGCGACGGTGAGCTGATCATCGCCGTCGGCAACGACCCGCAGTTCCGGCGGCTGGCCGCGGCCATCGGCGCGCCGGAACTGGCCGACGACACCAGGTTCGCCACCATGGCCCGGCGCAACGCCAACCGTCAGGAGCTGCGCCGCCTGCTGCTGGCCCGGCTGGCCGAGAAGCCGGCCCAGGAGTGGTTCCGCATCCTGGCCGACGCCGACATCCCGTCCGGGCCGATCAACGACGTCCGCCAGGGCGTCGATCTGGCCACGGAGCTGGGCCTCGACCCGATCGCGTACGCCGGCGGCGTGCCGACGGTCCGCAATCCGCTCACCCTGTCGGCCACGCCCACCCGGCACGATCTCGCGCCGCCGAAGCTGGATGAGCACGGCGCCGAGATCAGGGCGTGGCTGGGCCGGAACTAGCCTTCTTCCGCTCACGGTAGGCCCGCATCGCCGCTCTGGAGGCGCAGCCGGGCGAGCAGTAGACGGCCGAGCCGTTGCGGGTCTGGTCGACGAACACCCATCGGCACGGATGGGCCCGGCAGGTCTTGAGCCGGGCCCATTTCCCGGACAGCGACAGCTCGACCACGGCCGCCAGCACCTCGCCGAAGACCCCGGGCTGGGCCGGCTGCAACTCGACGCCCGAAGCGGTGATCACCGGGGTCAGAGGATGACGCAAAGCCATGCGCCGCAAGCGTTCCTCCGCTTCAGCCAGGCGACCCGCGGCCACGTCGGCGTTGTGCGTGCGGACGACGTCGATCAGCGCCTCCCGCAGCTCCCGGGCGGCCGCCGCGTCGGCGTCCGACGCCTCCGCCGGCAGCCCGCGCTCGGCCAGCCACGAGCGGTAGTGCTCCCCGTCCATGAAGCGGTCCACCCGGCTGGGATCGACCGCCGAGCCGTCGTGCGAGTTGACGAAGCTGAGGACCAGATCCATGTTAGGAGCGTAATCGTCTAGCCCATAACTCCACAACCCCCGCCATCGGTTGGACGTTAGCGTCAAACCGACTACGGTCACCACTGCACGGCACGAGGAGGCAGTGGTGCGGAAGATTCCGTTGAACCTGTTCGGCACGGCGTTCGGCACCGCGGGCCTGGGCGGCACGTGGCTGACCGCCGCCGCGCAGGGCTACGCGCCGACCGCCGTCGGCATCGTGCTGCTGGCCGTCGCCGCCGTGCTCTGGGCCGTCGTCCTCGGCTGCTACGGCACGTACGCCATCAGGCAGAACGCGCTGGTCAAGGACCTCGTGGACCCGATCGGCGGCCCGTTCGCCGCGCTGGCCCTGATCACGCCGATGCTGATCGCCGGCCAGACGCTCCCCCGCCCCGCCGCGACGGTGATCGTCGACGTGTTCGCCACGCTGATCGTCCTGCACGGCTCGTGGTTCACCGGCCAGCTGATCTACGCCGGCATGGACTTCGACCAGCTGCACCCCGGCTACTTCCTGCCCAGCGCGGCCGGCGGCTTCGTGGCCGCGGCCAGCGCCGCCACGGTCGGCCAGCACGAGTTCGGCGTGCTGCTGCTGGGTTTCGGCATCATCTCGTGGCTGATCCTCGGCTCGCTGATCCTGGGCCGGCTGGTGTTCCGCCCGCCGCTGCCCGACCCGCTGATCCCGACCATCGCCATCGAGGTGGCGCCGGCCGCCGTGGCCAGCCTCGCCTACTTCACCCTGTTCGGTGACCGCGTCGACACCGTCGCCGCCCTGCTCGGCGGCTACGGCCTGCTGATGGTGCTGGCCCAGCTGCGCCTGCTGCCCCGCTACGCCCGACTCCGCTTCGCGCCGAGCTTCTGGGCCTTCACGTTCGCCTGGGCCGGCGTCGCCACCGCCGCGCTGCACTGGCTGGGTTGGGAGCGCCCGGTCGGCCAGGGTCTTTGGACCTGTCTCGTGCTCGCCGCGATCACCACACTGGTCGCCGCCATCGCC encodes:
- a CDS encoding GlxA family transcriptional regulator, translating into MPHRVTILAFDGVTMIDVAGPSDVFGHANRLGASYELRVVSPDGQPVRTASGTTLGVDGPVDSPDGTVLVPGAYGMVDFPFGGAVVEAVRQLVSGASRITSVCTGSFLLAEIGLLDGRRATTHWRQVSLFAQRYPRVSVQSDALYVRDGSIVTSAGVSSGVDLALSLVEEDHGPSLAAEVAQSMVVFMQRPGGQSQFSAPSRAHVGQDSPLRTLLDAVALDPAEHWTVTTMSAKASVSPRQLSRLFHDEIGTTPARYVELVRLEAAQDLLSRGHTVASAAARSGFGSDETLRRVFVQRLGITPGAYRAQH
- a CDS encoding aminoglycoside phosphotransferase family protein; the protein is MIVHPVVRRRAEQEGTVGEKWLADLDSLLASMAERWGLDVGEQLDGGFGSVVFRVRTAEREAVLKLAVPGTMVAQEAAALGHPGYATLYASDLDTGALLLESLGPHMQLPPMEMVTELGKLLRIAWRATDAPLHPQADLLARLITDLWRDLRPPYPDSLLTTALRTAAKRAADTSRRVVVHGDPHCGNALQSTDGYLFVDPDGYVGDPAYDCGVVLRDTTAAEFPALCRQLATITGLPFEAIAEWAFVERVSTGLHLLGLGDAERSKSFLDTALHSVETC
- a CDS encoding excinuclease ABC subunit UvrA codes for the protein MEFVRVLGAREHNLTGVDVDIPKRTITVVTGVSGSGKSSLVFDTIAAEAQRQLHETLPAFVRSFLPHRARPDVDLIEHLPAVVLVDQRRLGGGSRSTVGTITDIAPLLRLLFSRAGDPYIGPADAFSFNMPSGMCATCEGLGVVTDVDLAVFLDPALSLAEGALLAPSFKVGTWHWQIFANRFDVDRPVGSFSAAELEDLLYGEGGTVEVENLGQKINAGYEGAVVKFRRLYVRKDSGETSERTRQMVERFTTSAVCGDCGGSRLSPAALESRIDGHNIAELSSLEASALLDVLAGFNLPAVAPVLDGLRRRVGHLVEIGLGYVSLDRATDTLSGGESQRIKIVRQLASTLSDLLYVFDEPSIGLHARDVGRLTSLLTTLRDNGNTVLVVEHDRDVIGFADHVIDVGPGAGGAGGEVVFEGTVAALADSGTVTGRCWKERPSLKAQVRRPTGWMPLTGVTLNNLRDVSVEIPTGVLTAVTGVAGSGKSSLLYGSYSARYPDAIVVDQSAPTANRRSSVATYTEAMDPIRKAFAKANGVGAGLFSANSAGACRECEGAGVIVTDLGFLAGISSVCGACEGRRYNAEVLAYRLGGLSIGDVLDLTVAEAVAFFGGVRPVASVASVASVASVASVVSVLRGLVDVGLEYLRLGQALPSLSGGECQRIKLASHLHRDGAVYVLDEPTSGLHMSDVERLVEVLERLVSERGASVIVIEHNLEVIARADWVIDLGPEGGSAGGRVLFSGPPGELVGIEGSHTGDALREALGATVR
- a CDS encoding MerR family transcriptional regulator, encoding MLAGAQYPNEFHGFKRIVEPPSADFSSTTGGNVVKTLNRPVDLARLVGISPQQVRNYLDAGVLPPATRSDTGYRQLDDRHRKALLAYRALAAGHGWNAAGDIMRAIHADDVHQALALVDAGHAELHRQREALRLTADALETVVDSEPPQRAAMRIGELAAHLGVRTSALRVWEDAELLTPQRDPATGYRTYGPREIRDARIILMLRHGMHGLPQIRPILDDLRRSGSRDALAVAIAQRHADLGRQAEAMLAAAALLHAYLGR
- a CDS encoding HNH endonuclease signature motif containing protein; the encoded protein is MAGGKKSLSVRRDSPVRDSRSILCSSILRSMELTRDIESMEPTGAMFDLVVGVDPASLTQEQLVNFVGAARKVRAVCEWAEHEALNHIDDLTELAMATKVSEPALARSQEIAAALETHPALAERFRRGEIDLARFAAAWERTRHLTDPAQVAEVDQALAEQAAGMTRTQVCRKATALVAKADPDGHEQRCHKAKNDRQVGISALPDGMAKLVWILPATEAHQLFQQICADAKSLPKDERTTDQKRSDVLWDRLRGKHTNWNVRTFVTISMETLLGLTNDPGLLAGYGPITAEAARELAMHGPFRGLLLDEYQQISAISTDTYRPTTLMKETSVARAGGTCTAPGCTLPIQEHDHITPWPTGRTQATNLQGLCTWHHHRKHDNYTVTQDSDGTTHWITPAGRHHTTRPMRH
- a CDS encoding NAD(P)H-dependent oxidoreductase, giving the protein MTLVLLDHPNLSRSRINAALAEAVAGQPGVTLHDLHVSYPDRIIDVPREQRLVSEHDLIVFQFPFQWYAVPALLKQWMDEVLVGGFAYDGPRGLLAGKTLQVVTSTGGVEEAYRDGGFHRYPMEVLLAPLENTARRVGMDFAPPLVLHDVRGVTDAELAAHAARYRDVLASSAVCLTA
- a CDS encoding cytochrome P450 family protein, yielding MDKVKLDKAWIQDPWPLYAEMRRQGPLRRVTMPDGVPGWLVTDHAQARALLDDRRLSKNVVRARPLFPPNAAAGYGTRLSEHMLNDDPPNHTRLRKLVTKAFTSRAVSRLRPRIEQIVDELLDGIDGETDFIESFAFPLPIAVISELLGVPPEDHSRIRAWSKIFVSGVTGTPLAEAARDQDRLLRDLIRAKRAVPTEDLLSDLVHVSDEGDQLSEDELVSMAFLLLFAGHETTVHLLGNAVYQLLTNPKQQELLRGDPGLLPGAVEEFLRIGSPIHIATLRFTTEAVSVDDVEIPAGEFVMISLLAANADEARFDDPHELDLTRPAGGHLAFGHGIHYCLGAPLARLEGEIAIGRLLARFPSLRLAVDPAELHWRTSTLVHGLRQLPIIASTDAV
- a CDS encoding aminoglycoside phosphotransferase family protein; its protein translation is MHVDVPQARRLVAAQFPEWAELEVRPVPSSGVDNISFRLGDDKLLRMPRFARWTGQVTREQRWLPRLAPHLPLAVPTPLGQGRPGEGYPFPWSVYDWIDGSNADRLTDHRQAAVDLADFLLALREIDATDGPPPEWSNGFRGVDLHDDRDSPVVASRMRERIAVLEGFFDVDAVTEVWQTGLDAPTWDGPPAWVHGDPVGANMIAKDGRLAAVIDFGTLAVGDPACDLIAAWGFLPAGAREEFRRLLAVDDATWARGRVWGLTSILPSKAGLADPVQAARAHQALTEIIDG
- a CDS encoding Lrp/AsnC family transcriptional regulator, encoding MDRIDRQILSELQRDGRLSNAELAERVGLTPSPCLRRVNRLEQDGVIRGYRARLDPAAVGRGFQAFVSVVMAKEDRPTVAEFEQRIAELPEVVEAMRLFGDPDYLLRIAVADIAAYERLHTDTLSLLPGVARLTSHLTMKQVKEDAGLPVETAITP